GACGGATCCTAACTCGACTGCCAACTTTTATTACTGTGAACTTTCCTTTATCCGCCCACTTGTTGATCATGCTTCTGCTGACCTTTGCCAGATAGGAGGCTTCATCAAAAGTAAGATACTTTATATTTCCATTGCTTCCTCGTATTCCGGTTTGTGATAATTTCTTCCGCCGGAAATTAGCCAGGGCAATATTCTGTTCCTGTGCAAGTTCTTCATAATCATTCGATGGATCCAGCTTATAACGGTCCTGACCTTCCAGGAATTTTTGAAAACTCTCTTTTGTGATCCTTTTCTTTTCTGCAATCACAATGAATTCAAAAAAATGACTATACTTCGGATTATCAAGAATTGTATATACTGAACTTCTGGTTGTTCCAAGCAGCTGTGCCATCTCAGGCATCGTAATAGTTGCATTTTCCAAAAGAGCGTCTTTTTCTCTGTCTTCCTTTGTTCGATACCGGGACTGGCTTTTATACCAATTCTGAAAAGATTCTTTTGGTATTCGTTTCCAGTAATCGACAATAACAGCTTCCATTTGATTTTTCTTGAGTAATTCATAAACAAGATATTCATCAACACCCAACAGATCCGCGACTTCCTTAACAGAATAGGACCAGGATTTCAATTCTTTCCCCGGTTCTTCTCCGGTAACTTTATGGTATTTAATCTGATTGGCATACCATTTTTCAAAGCTGGCAATATTGATTCGTATCTTTCCGGCAATCTCTTTTGATTCAAAAACGTTTTTATGCACCAGCCAATATCGATCTGTCTTTTTTAATCCCAGTAGCTTTCCCATTTCCGGCACGGTCATCCAGGTCCTCTTTTGTGTTGGACGCCGTTTGTAAGGACTTTCTTCTGATATTTTCGAAATGATTTCTTCAACATCGTCCATTTCCGGAACTTCTTTTTGTTTCATAATTGCTGTTGCCATTTATTCTTCACTTCCTGTCTTTTTTAGTGTTAGTGTTTTTTCTTATATCATATCTCAAATCCAGATAAAAATTTAGGATGTCGATTGCAGATAAAATCTGCCTGATCAACACCCTGTTTTTTACTGTTCCAAGTTATCGAGCCAGTCATCGAAACTCTTCTTAGAGATGCGATACTTTCCGCCATCCAACTGGATCCACCGGAATTCCTTTTTCTTTAAAAGGTTATAAATAGTAGGTCTGCTGACTCCTAAGATTTCCTGTAACTCTTGAACTGTATAACATCTTTTTTCTGACATTTCTTTATCCTCTTTTCTTTGAAATATGAAAGAAAAATTATCCCTTCATATAACGAAACGCTCAGAGCATGTTTTACAGTGGTCAAAAGCAAATTTTTTTACTTTTTTTCTTACGAGTTTTCTTTAATGCAACTCGTAACATTAGATTTTTACATTTTTCATGAAATTAAGTAAAGAAAAAGAGCATATGGAATTGAATCCATACACTCTATGATTACTGGAACTTTATTTCATTTTTAATTCAACAAACTGGAATTTGGTGTGTGCTTTATAAATTTTTTCCGATCCACTCAAGTTCGTTCATGGAATCCTTATTTTTTTCAAGTTCATCTCTGGCTGTTGCGTAATATGATTTTTTGAAAAGCATATCCCATGAAAGATATTTTGCCATACAGTCAAACTGCTTATCAATCAGCTCATACTGGATACTGTCTACGGGAGAACCGCCTACAACAATCGTGCCAACTTTTTTATTTTTTAACTGCAATCCACGGCAGTAGCACTTATCAATGATAAGTTTCAATTGTGCTGACATTCCCCACCAATAAACTGGTGTAGCAAAAAGAATCATATCTGCGGCAGCAATTTTATCAATTGTAGAATTTGTATCATCCTTATCGACGCATCCCTTAGAGCATTGACAGACAGCACATCCCTTGCATGGTGCAATGTTGAGTTTGTCGGGTTCAATGATTTCAATTTTATTCTTTTCTGACGCTCCTTTTATAAATGCATTGATTGCTGCCAGCGTATTTCCTTTTCTGGCACTTCCATTAATGATTACAATTTTCATGCGTGTATCCTCCAACTCCCGATTTTTCAATCCGAATAATTTTAGCAAGCATTTCTTGTGTAAACCCATTTGAACTTCGCAGTTGTTTTATTCTTTCTCCCATTGTCATATAATGCACCTACTTCCCCAGAATTTATTTTACCACGTATTCTTCTGTTCATCTGTCACCTGCATCGTATCCGTATTTACCAGATAAAAATCTACCAATTCGGTCTCGTAATTACCGTCTGGATATATTTTTTCTAACACCAGTTCTTCGCAAGAATTACCATCCGCATCCGTCTTCGCCCCGTTGTCATACAGACAATATTTTACATTTACCGTATTACCATCTTTTGTTTCCTGCGTTTCACTGACAACACCATAGATTTCTCCTTTTGCATTCGCAGTGTAACTGAATGCCATATTTTGAAGTACATTATTCTCCTGAAGATAATTATAGACCGCCAGCATCGCATTCTGAATCGTCAGACCATCATGCTGTCCTTCTGCCTCATAATCTTCTACCACATCTCCGTTCTGAGTATCTTCTGTCACTGGGGAATCCTCTGTATCCGCATCCGATGATTCTTCGTTATCTTCTTCAGCATCCATTATATCCGAAGAATCCGAAGACCACCACAGACCATCCATACTCTGCATAACAAATGGATTATTGGTTCGATATCTCCGCTCGCCGCCATAATCCTCCTGCACGGTTATATACGTATATTTGCTGTCATGACCAGTCACCGTCTCCGCTCCATCCATTCCGAACACTACACTCAGACCACTCATTCCAATAATCAAAAGTGTAAATATCGCAGCAGCTCCAAAAATGATTATTAATGCCACTCTGTTTTTACCAGGCTGTATGGATAATGCCTGGCAATTGTGTCTGTACAAGCTTACGATTCCCCAGATTAAAAGAATCGCCAGACTGATTGTAATAACAGCAATCGATATTTCTGCGAAACGATATCTCACTTCATATCCCATATCACGGTTTATACCATACCACAATCCGTAAAAGAAGGTACTATATGCAAGAATCAAAGTAATGACACTGATCCGTACCGGATGCTCTTTCTTATCCGGCACTACCTTTTTCAGTGCTTCTACCATCTGCACTGTATCTCTCTGCTCTATCCATTCAGCAAGCTCAGCTTCTGGCGGATATACACATTTAGTATCCGGAATCCCTGCATAACGCATCTGGCTCTCTTGAAGCCCTTCTGTATCTCCTGCCACTACTGCTGTAACCACTTTCAGGTAATAATACACCTTCAACTGTGCCGGATTAAATTTATCTATACAAATATCTTCCAGCTCCTGTGTAGCCCGTTCATAATTGTCAAGAAGTATACTCATCCTTGCCATAACCAAAAGCATCTGATTCGCCACAGCAGGGTAACGTTGATATTGTTTCTCATATAAATACTGTGCATACTCATGTCGTTCTTCCGGTGTTAACCGGTAGGACTTCTTTCTACTCTGTGCCAGCATCGCGATTCGCATACCATAAGCCACTTCTAAAATCGCAATCAGCTGGCAGATAAATGCACCAAATCCCCAGATATCTGTTGTACGATCCACATAGGTTACCAACACAATGCCTAGCATTGCCGGAATCACGATCAACCATTTTGCCCAATCTGATTTTCTCACACTAACACCCTCCTGAATAGTTTTTCTGAATATAGTATATTACCGCACACACCAATCAACCATATACGCATTTTCAATTAATATCATACTGATCCGCTTGTCATCCCTCAAAACTTGAATTTATCGTCTTGTTCCATTCTTATCAAAATTCTTTTTTAATGCTATTTCTGTTGGGAGAATAGATCCAATTAAAGGAATAAGTTGAACACCACAGATAATTCCTCCTATACTCCCAACACAATCTTCATTTTTTCCAATTACTAAAAGCATGAATATTACTGTTATCGGCAACATAACCATTCCACAGACATACCAAACTTTACCACAATATTTATGAGCAAATTCCCATGTGTCTTTGTTCTTCATAGACATCGAAGTCCGATATCCAAATATTGAATTTATTTCCTTGGGAGTCTTTTTCATAAAATATCTTCCAAAACCAATCATCGTAAATGGAAGAAGCAAATCCATAACCAACATAAAAATCCAAAACCCCATTGTAAACCTCCTTTACTACAACTTCCGATTTCTATTTTCGTTTCCATAGCATAGTGTACTCTTTTTCACCAGTAGCTTCATCCAAGCCTTCACATTGAATAATGAACCCTTCTCTTTGGTAAAAAGAAATTGCTCTGGCATTCTTCTGGTATACATTTAATCGTAAGCTAACTTTTTTATCCTTAACATAATCTAATAAAAGCTTACCTATGCCACATGACTGCATTTCATCGGAGACAAAAATACCTTCTATATATTTATCATTTAGTCCTACAAATCCTTGTATCATTTTATCTGCTTCAAACACATAAACTTCGGATTGTGACATCATTTCTTTTACTAATTCATAATTACTTTTCCAGTATTGATTGGAAATAAAATAATGTGCTTTCAGATTTGTCTTTAACCATATATCAGCAACTCTATTGATATCTCCGTTCAGCAACTTTCTAATCATAACAAATATTCTCCACAACTACATCCTTTATGCATTTTCTCTTTTTTCCATTCTATCACAAGCTCACCATTAATCATCAATTTTTTGATATTTTTTCTTTTCCCCCACTGTAAAACAGCCTCTGAGCGTTTCGTTATATAGAGGGATACAAATAAGAGCAAGATCCACCCATGTTTAACAGTATTGCCGTTTGGCATCCTGTTCTCCTATGGGATTTATCTTGATGGGGATCTCCCCATACCCTCTCAATAACAGACGTTTCACTCGTCTGTTGGTTCCACCTAAAGGTGTTCACAGCACTATTTCTAATATCGGAAGGGACAGCCGATATTGAAATACGTGGACTCCCGGCGGGAGGAATAGTCTCAGCGGAAGGAGGAGTATGAGAACAGAAAACAAAGATAAAGAACTGAATCACAGACATTTTATAGGATTACGTCTTACAGATGTCGAACTGGATTTATTAGACCAAGGCGCTGCTTGTTTATCTATTAGCCGATCAGAATATCTGAGGAAACTTCTATTGGAAAAGCAAATCCATCATCAGATTGAAGTTGTTGCAGACATGAAAGATCTCAGAAAACTGGTCAGTGAATATGGAAAAATCGGATCGAATCTCAATCAGATCGCCAAGCATTTTAACAGCGGTGGCAGTCAGTCACGTGCTATAGAAAATGAAATCCATCAGTGCATCACAGACTTATTCCTATTGAGAAAAGAGGTACTGAAACTGGCAGGTGGTATGAATGGCAATCGTAAAACACATTAAAAGCAGAAATGCTAATTACTCGGCTGCTATCAATTACCTTCTGTTTGAACATGATGAAAAAACTGGGAAAAAGATTGTAGATGAATCCGGACGAAGCATCCTGCGAAAAGAGTTTTACATGGATGGGTTGAGCTGTGATCCAATGTCTTTTGACAAGGAATGTGAACTGACAAATGCTCATTTTCACAAAAATAAGAAACGTGAAGATATCAAAAGTCACCACTACATTATCAGCTACGATCCAGCTGATGTTACAGAAAACGGACTTACCGGAGAGAGAGCACAGGCAATCAGTTTGGAACTTGCGAAGCAGATGTTTCCCGGATATCAGGCTCTGGTGGTTACTCATACCGATGGACACAATGAATCTGGAAATATTCATACCCACATCGTCATAAACAGTGTGAGGATGACTGCAGTGGAAAGGCAGCCTTATATGGATAAACCACATGAGGAAGCTGCCGGTTACAAGCATCGTTCCACTGATAAATTCATGAACGCTTTTAAGAAAACTGTCATGGATCGGTGCCAACAGGAAGGACTTCACCAGATAGATCTTCTTGCTCCGGCTGAGAGAAAAATTACTCAGAAAGAATATATGTCACAGAAACACGGCCAGCAAAAACTGGATGAGATCAATCAGAAAATTATTGAAGATGGTCTCAAACCAACATCCACCGTGTTCCTTACACAGAAAGAATATTTACGAAATGCGATTGATGAATGTGCTGCCACATCCAATAGTTTTGATGAATTCCAATCCAAACTTCTGGAACAATTTCAAATCTCTGTGATTGAGTATCGTGGCAGATACAGCTATCTTCATCCTGATCGACAGAAACGGATTACTGAACGTGCACTGGGAACACGCTATGGAAAAGAGCACCTGGAACAGACCTTCTTACGCAAGGATCCATTGGCCATTCTCTACGTCAGGTCTCACCTGTGCCTGGTTGTAAATCTCCAGACAAATGTGAAAGCAATGCAGAGCCCGGCTTATGCTCATCGGGTAAAACTTTCTAACCTGCAGCAAATGGCAAATACCATTATCTATGTGCAGGAACATGGATTTGATACGCAGTCAGATTTGAAAAACACACTGCTTGCATCAAAGCAAGAACTAAAAGAAATGCAGACACAGGTTGCTCAGCATCGGTCCAATCTAAGGATCCTCAACGATCAGATCCGTTATACCGGACAGTACTATGCAAATAAGGAAGTTTATTCCCAATTTTCAAATGCAAAGTACAAAGGAAAGTACCGAAAAGAACATGAGAAGGAAATTCAGAAATATGAAGAAGCCAGAAATTGGCTGAGATCCTTTTATCAGGATGGAAAGATGACAAGCCTAAAAGCCTTGACTTTGCAAAAAGAAAAACTGCAACAGCAGATAACTTCCGAAGAAGAAGCAATAAGCAGCTTGAAAGAAAAATTAAAAGATCTGGATACTGCCGATCAGAATGTTGATGCCATTCTTCAGATGCAGATTCCAGAACCAGTGAGATCAAAAATCAAAGATCTCGAACGATAACTATCACAAAACAAAGGAGGAACTATCACATGACACAAGAAGAATTTAATGTTGTATTTGAACTTCAGATGAGAAAGTGTGCCGATATTCTGGCACATAAAAAGAAAGAATATACCGGTGACAATATTGACCGTCTCAGTGCATTCAAGATTGCTGCCGCTTTACAGAACTGCGATCCAAAAGCAGCACTGGCCGGTATGATGTCGAAACATGTCGTATCCCTTTACGATATGTGTTATTCCACTCTGTTACATTTTGACATGGAACAGTGGGATGAAAAAATCACAGACTGCATCAATTATCTGATCCTTTTAAAAGCTCTGGTAAAGGAGGAACAGGCCTATGGATCACATTGAAACAGCTATCTTAAACTGCTATGGAATCCGGGAAGCAGAACAAAATATGGTCTTTGCTGCCAGGCTCACACAACACGGTCATACAATCCAGAGCATGGCAGATCTGATGGACCTTTACCATCAATCCTACAGTCAGAAGACCGTAGAAAAC
This Ruminococcus hominis DNA region includes the following protein-coding sequences:
- a CDS encoding flavodoxin family protein, which translates into the protein MKIVIINGSARKGNTLAAINAFIKGASEKNKIEIIEPDKLNIAPCKGCAVCQCSKGCVDKDDTNSTIDKIAAADMILFATPVYWWGMSAQLKLIIDKCYCRGLQLKNKKVGTIVVGGSPVDSIQYELIDKQFDCMAKYLSWDMLFKKSYYATARDELEKNKDSMNELEWIGKNL
- a CDS encoding SdpI family protein: MGFWIFMLVMDLLLPFTMIGFGRYFMKKTPKEINSIFGYRTSMSMKNKDTWEFAHKYCGKVWYVCGMVMLPITVIFMLLVIGKNEDCVGSIGGIICGVQLIPLIGSILPTEIALKKNFDKNGTRR
- a CDS encoding helix-turn-helix domain-containing protein gives rise to the protein MATAIMKQKEVPEMDDVEEIISKISEESPYKRRPTQKRTWMTVPEMGKLLGLKKTDRYWLVHKNVFESKEIAGKIRINIASFEKWYANQIKYHKVTGEEPGKELKSWSYSVKEVADLLGVDEYLVYELLKKNQMEAVIVDYWKRIPKESFQNWYKSQSRYRTKEDREKDALLENATITMPEMAQLLGTTRSSVYTILDNPKYSHFFEFIVIAEKKRITKESFQKFLEGQDRYKLDPSNDYEELAQEQNIALANFRRKKLSQTGIRGSNGNIKYLTFDEASYLAKVSRSMINKWADKGKFTVIKVGSRVRIRRDEFEDWMEQRDLERSMQ
- a CDS encoding helix-turn-helix domain-containing protein, coding for MSEKRCYTVQELQEILGVSRPTIYNLLKKKEFRWIQLDGGKYRISKKSFDDWLDNLEQ
- a CDS encoding relaxase/mobilization nuclease domain-containing protein → MAIVKHIKSRNANYSAAINYLLFEHDEKTGKKIVDESGRSILRKEFYMDGLSCDPMSFDKECELTNAHFHKNKKREDIKSHHYIISYDPADVTENGLTGERAQAISLELAKQMFPGYQALVVTHTDGHNESGNIHTHIVINSVRMTAVERQPYMDKPHEEAAGYKHRSTDKFMNAFKKTVMDRCQQEGLHQIDLLAPAERKITQKEYMSQKHGQQKLDEINQKIIEDGLKPTSTVFLTQKEYLRNAIDECAATSNSFDEFQSKLLEQFQISVIEYRGRYSYLHPDRQKRITERALGTRYGKEHLEQTFLRKDPLAILYVRSHLCLVVNLQTNVKAMQSPAYAHRVKLSNLQQMANTIIYVQEHGFDTQSDLKNTLLASKQELKEMQTQVAQHRSNLRILNDQIRYTGQYYANKEVYSQFSNAKYKGKYRKEHEKEIQKYEEARNWLRSFYQDGKMTSLKALTLQKEKLQQQITSEEEAISSLKEKLKDLDTADQNVDAILQMQIPEPVRSKIKDLER
- a CDS encoding plasmid mobilization protein — translated: MRTENKDKELNHRHFIGLRLTDVELDLLDQGAACLSISRSEYLRKLLLEKQIHHQIEVVADMKDLRKLVSEYGKIGSNLNQIAKHFNSGGSQSRAIENEIHQCITDLFLLRKEVLKLAGGMNGNRKTH
- a CDS encoding GNAT family N-acetyltransferase, which codes for MIRKLLNGDINRVADIWLKTNLKAHYFISNQYWKSNYELVKEMMSQSEVYVFEADKMIQGFVGLNDKYIEGIFVSDEMQSCGIGKLLLDYVKDKKVSLRLNVYQKNARAISFYQREGFIIQCEGLDEATGEKEYTMLWKRK